CCGATACGCGATACTTGTGACAGAGGATAAAGCTCTATAATACGACGTGTAACGAGTCCGGCTACCTTCTCCATCAACGCAGCCACTGGCATTCCTCTAGTAAAGATCCGCTCTTCAATATTCCGCATCTGCTGCGCAGTAACGACTATACGAGAAATTGGTTCGCGTTGTACCGCAAGATGGGAATGATTTTGATTGAACATAGTTTTATTAGGGCTACACTGAGTTACTTACTCTCATTTTCCTAAATTCATCAGAACGCCACCTGTAGTAAGAGAGAAATTTTATAGGGACAGAGGGGCTTTAGATGCAGGGAAGCACAGGAGTAGAAAATTATGTTTTGTTATAACCATTTTTTATTTAGTTGAATGAACGAGTCTTGTGTAAAAGATGCAGCATTGAGAGAATTATCCGTATTTAACTCATCGCTGAAAAACACGAGCTAAAAAATTATGAAAAACTTCTTTCTCAGCACGGCTGTGTTTTTACTCGCCTTTTCTCCAGTTTCTCTAGCAAGCGATCGCCAACTGATAGACACAGTTTGTCAGACAGGAAAGCCAAAATGCGTGGAACTTGTTATTCGGGCAATGAAGCAACGCTACCAACCACTTGCAAAGCAGTGCGATCATGATGCTTTGTTTGCACTTGCTTACTTGCGAACGACACAAACCTTTCTCAAAACAATTGATGAGATTAACTACAACAATCCTGCATCTGTGATTCGAGAAGATGCCTTGTTTGCCGATTATTATTTTCGAGCTTATGATGCTTACCATACAGGTAAAGGTTATGTTCCCCCAGTTTGGCAAATCGCGTTTGATGCAGCACAGCGTCGCTCAGTGTCAGGCTCTGGCAATCTCATTTTAGGCTTTAATGCACACATTCAGCGCGATTTGCCGTTTGTACTTTATGAGCTTTATTTAAAAGGTCATCCAGTAAGCTATGAAGACCACACTCGTGTCAATGAATTTCTTCAACAGGTAAATATATTATCGGAAATAGCGCGCAAGTTTGATCCGACAGTTGATGATGAAGATATACCAGGTGATACAGATGACTTACAACGGTTTCAACTCATTGCTCAGTGGCGTGAGGGTGCATACCGTAATTTTGAGCGCCTCCGCGATGCAAATACAAATACTCAACGCATCCAAATAGCAGCAGAAATTGAAGCACAGACTGCAGCTACTGCTTTTCTATTACAACAAAATTCCAGCTATCCGCCTGGGATAAATAGTTCTGAACGGGATACTTATTGCCAAGCGCAGCGGAAACAAAGATAAAGTCTACTCTTGCCGCAACATTCCATCTTCCATGTACGCTACACGGTCAGCTACATCAATAATACGTGAGTCATGAGTTACCATTAACACTGTACAGCCTTCTTCTTTGGCTAATAACCGTAGTAACTCAATAACATTGTGTCCGCTACGCGAGTCTAAAGCAGCAGTAGGTTCGTCTGCCATGATTAACCGAGGATTACCTGCTAACGCCCGTGCGATCGCAACTCGCTGTTTTTGTCCGCCAGATAAATCTCCTGGTTTATAGTTCGTATGACTTGCTAAACCTACTTGTTCGAGTAGGTATTTCGCTTGGTTTCTTGCTAACCGTCCTTTAATGCCTTTAATATTCAGCACTAATT
The DNA window shown above is from Gloeocapsopsis sp. IPPAS B-1203 and carries:
- a CDS encoding DUF5995 family protein, coding for MKNFFLSTAVFLLAFSPVSLASDRQLIDTVCQTGKPKCVELVIRAMKQRYQPLAKQCDHDALFALAYLRTTQTFLKTIDEINYNNPASVIREDALFADYYFRAYDAYHTGKGYVPPVWQIAFDAAQRRSVSGSGNLILGFNAHIQRDLPFVLYELYLKGHPVSYEDHTRVNEFLQQVNILSEIARKFDPTVDDEDIPGDTDDLQRFQLIAQWREGAYRNFERLRDANTNTQRIQIAAEIEAQTAATAFLLQQNSSYPPGINSSERDTYCQAQRKQR